The DNA window CTCAGCGCCCACTTGGTCAGTCCCCTGCTCACTCGAACCTCGAACTGAACCACAGGCCCAGCCAGACCAGTGGCTTCTTACCCCACTGAGACCCCAGTATCCTTGTCATCACAAAAAACACTTGTAAAAAACGAATCATCGGCCGTGTGTCCTTCCCTGCCCTTGTTCCGACCTTCTGGTTTCCTGGTCGGCCCCGCTCACTCCCTGAGGACCGTTGgccccctgtccccctccccgcaCGCTCCTGCCGTGCGTGACCACATGGCAGCCACAGCCCGGGGCCGATAGGCTCCTGCCGCCCCACGTTGCTGGTCTCGGGCCCTGGGCGCCTCGCCTCTGGTACTGCGGCTCCGGCTCCTCGTCCCCTTGCTCTCCACCCAGCAGGCCCGGCTGCTCCTCGCACGCTTGCCCGGGTGCCCTCTCCCTGCCGCTGTGCCTGTGACCTGAGCGCGCTGTCTCCCCCCCGTGTGTGCTTGTGTCTCCCCCGGTGAGACTGCCTTACTTGTCTCCGAGTCTCTGGGGCTTGGCTGTTTCCCTCTTCTCCTGGACGTTCCTTCACGGGCCTCTGTGGTCTTGCCTTGACGCCCCTCGTCCTGTGTACTGCGGCTTTGGCTTCGCCTGCTCATCTCACATGGAACCTTGTCACGGGGACTTGTCCTCTGGTCACCGAGCTCAATAGCTGCTGCCTGTGCAGCGTCTCCATCTGGTCGCCGCAGGCCCTGCAGATACACCCAGGCCTGAGCTCCGCGGCCCCCACCTTTTCTGGGCCTGCTAACCTTGCTTCCTGAGAACGTGGCTCGGCCATGGCAACCATCACCCCCCAGGTGCTTTTATGTGGCGTGCCCCCTCGTCTTGCCAAGGCAGACCAGGAATTCAGAGTTTGCATTCAGGGTGGCACACCGGTTGCTGTGTTCTCTCCTCAGGTCTCTGTCTGTGCCTCCCCGCTTCTCCACCTCCACGGCTCTTTGCAGCCCTTCCAGCTATGTGGGGGTCTGGGTTTTAGTTTCTTTCTGGTTTGCCTTCTTGCTTCTTACTCTCATCGTGTTAGATGAACTCCTGAAGGGAGCATGGCAGCCCTGCTGCCGCCGTGTCAGCAGGGTTTCCTGTGGGGCCTTCACGCTCCTGCTCAGCCCTGTACACTGAGCACCTAATCCTGTGGGTAAGTGGGGTTTGCCGATGCTGATCCCGGAGACCATAAAACAGAAGGACTTGGAGCCTCCCTCTGTGCCAGGTGAGGAGGAACTGCCAGGCTCTATCCCATAATTCAAGGACAAGAcatttagcaataaaaatttgGAATAAACAGCTTCGTGATGAAGTAAACACATAGCCTttggtgttttcatttccttggggGCTTCAGATAGTTTTGTCTGGAACTGACTCTGGTTCATAAACTGGCCGTGGGCACCAATGGTCTCGActctgcttctttccttctcctgggtcccttctcccctcctcactCATCCCCTCAGGCGGGCAGACATGAGCTTGCCACTTCCTGCCGCTGGACCTTCCTTTGTGCAAGTTTCTGTGACTCAGATGGGGAAGATGATAGCATTACCTCATCAGGATTAAAGGAATAAACGTGAGGTATGTAGAATAAGTAGCCTGACACGGTCACAGCTGAGTGAGGGTCAGCAGCTGTACTGTGCTTTGTACAGCTGCAGCCCGCAGTCCCACGGGGTGACAGGGCTGCCTGCCCAGGGCTAGGGTGAAGGTTAGACTTCATTCCTCAAGGCTGGCCTTGGACTCCAGGGCACCCTCTGGAAATGCGCCTCTTCATCCCAGCTCAGacacccccttccctgcccagaTCTTATGCTTCCCGTATTACCTTTGATGTTTAACAGATCACCTTCAAATGTAGTCACTTAAAGTTGCAGTAATAGTTTACGTCTCATGGTTACTGCTGGAACTTGAGACGGGCACGGCGGAGACAGTTGTCTCTGCTCTAGGATGTTAAGGCCTCCTTTCGGAGACGAGAGGCTGGCGCTGCCACCTGCAGAAGGCTCACACGCGTCTGTAGGTCGTCGCTGGTGTGAGCTGAGGGCCCAGCGGGCTTCACCGTATCGCCGTGTGCTGAGCTTCCTTACAACATGGTGGCTCGTGTGAAGGCGAGCAAAGAGAGGAGGGACATCCAGGAAGAAGCTGTTTTCTTTGTATGTTGCACGGCCTGGCTTCAGAAGTCACATAGCATCACTTTATTCAGGACGGCCACAGGCTCTACTCTAGATTCCAGGGCAGGGACACAGACCCCGTCTCAGCAGGGGAGAGTCAGTCACACAAGGAGAGGACCACATGGGAGGGGACGAATTCAGGGGTGACCGTCTTTGGAGGCTGCAACAAAACGCGGAGGGCAGCGCTCAAGGCAGAACCAGAAGGGCAGGCATAGCAGCGTCTGGTGCTCCTGAGCCCTCCTCTCTGCTCAGACCCCAGGCCCTGGAAGCTAAGGTGGGACCCGACATGGGCTGGCATGATCGCCTATGGGGGCCCCTTTCTGGAAAATCTTAATCCTCCCTCAAGGCAAACCATTGCTAACGGAATCCGTGATTTATTGTATATCTGGGCACAGCAGGAAACACGTTTAGCAAATGGGAAAGCATAGAAAAAATAGCTGGTCACAATTGTCCAAGCAAGCATGCTCTGCCCTGCAGGGCCAGGCCGGCTGCAGCCCAGCTGGTAGAGGAGCCGCCCAAAGCCCTCAGCTCAGGGAATCTGTTGTTGGGGGCACGTGATGTGCAGAGGCTTGGCGTGACGGGTGGGGTGGAGCCAGGGCTATTCCACGTCCACCACCAGGGGTGTCATGTAGTCAGAATGTTTGATGCCAAAGGTGACGATGGGGGCGCAGGGCTTGGTCACTGTCACCTGGGAGAGGAGAGGCTGTGAGGAGTCggcacccctgcccccaccccgcagGCTCTGCCCTCACTGGGGCCGGGGCTGCTGTACCCCCTAAGCCCCGGGCCACGGTGACCAGCAGGAGGTCCACACTGCCAGGCTTGGCCACGGAGCCTGGCATGTGGTGGCACTCAGCAGCACTCGCCGTCACCAGTGTCTGGGGAGCCCGCCGACTGGGCAAGGCTGGTGCGGAATGTGCAGTGTTCTGGTGCTGCCTGGCCCCCGCGACCCCTGCAGGCTTACAGGCCCGCCCCGGCCTGACCCCTGCAGCCGTGTCGTGTCACCCCGcccgtccccaccccacccctccggGCCGTGCTCTTGCCAGACCTTCTCAGGGCTGTGGGCTCCTGGTCCTGGCTTGAGGGTCTTGTCCCCCGGGGGCTCCACTCGGGCAGCCATGGTGTACTGTGGAGCCTTGAACTTAGTCACCTGGACATTGGTCTGGCGGTAGGCTGCGGGACCTGGGGTCTGGGAGGTGAAAGAGGCTCAGACAGGCTCGGCCTGCCAGGGCGTGCGACCCCAGAGGGCAGGGGCCGGCATCAGACAGTGGGTTTCAGGCCCCAAGtcactgtgtgtctgtgtgtcaggGGACTCTTCTGTCTCCAAACGATGGCCACACCATGTGACAGTACCCCAGTGCTGTGGGGCCCTTCTCTATGTGGGATGTCACCTTCCCTTCAGCCTCGCCGTGGCAATGACACCCCAGTCTGCGCCAGCCCCAGACTTGTCCCTTCCATGAGTGTGAGAGAGGACTCTTCCCAGCTGGGGACTCAAGGACCTTGGGCTGGTGAGGTCAGCGGTGCTGTGATGCCACCTTGCCAGTCTCCCCAGGCTCCCCAAGCCCCCGGGTACACAagcacctcagggcctttgcactggctgtttctgCAGCCAGAACCCTCCTCCCCAAAATACGTCACagcttatttttctcctctcctcagcTTCCTCCTGCATGCCACCCCATCTCAGACTGCCCCTCGCCCTTCAAGCAGCACCCCACACAGCCGTCCCTGTCCGCCTCTCCTCAGCACCATCAGTCTCCATGCCGAGGCTCGGCCTCTGCGTCCTCGTCCACTGTCTGCCCCTCCTCACCTCTGGGATGTAGGCCAGTGGCGGGGGGGACAGACGTGTGGCAGGCTCCTAGAGGATGAAGGAGCTGAGGGGCTTCGGGAGGATGGGGGTCAGGCTGCTGGGTCCTAGGTTCTGGGGGAAGGGGCCCGATGGGCCATCTCTCTAGGGGCTAAGCAGTGCTCTGCCCCAGCCGGGCGACCCTTGCCTTGTACAGGTCGTCGCTGAAGCTGCCCAGCTTGCTGCGGCCCTTGATGGAGAAGGCGGGCCGGGAGGCCTTGCCGACAGTGTGAGGCCCCATCACCACGGGCAGCATGTAGGCAGCGGGGCCTGTGGGGGGCACAAGCACCGAGTCTCAGGCTGGACGGAATCCTGTGCCCAGAGTCTCCACCCCCATCAGGCCAGCCCCCCTCACCCACCCTGCCCGGGATCCTCGACCCGGTCAGCCACGGGCCATCGGGGCTGCGGCGGACCTGGGGTGCTGTCCACTCGGAAGGTCTTGGTTCGGGCAGAAATGGAGTGGCTGGGCGCCAAGTCGAACACATGCTTGGTAGATTTCTCTGGAGAGTAGtcgcctgggggtgggggaggaacgGTGTGGGTGCTGGGAGCAGACCACCCAACAGATCCAAACAGGTGCCCCGCCCTGCTCAGGCAGTTCTAGGAAGACCCCCGACGTTGCAGGCGTGGGGCCTCTGGGCCCCAGTGAGTGGCGACCGGGATTGCGCAGGGGTGTCCACGATGGAAATGCtggctgcaggggtggggggaggcaggggctgcTTTGAGAAGGAGGGCAAGTCTGACTTGGGCCTGGTGCGGTGACTTCGGCCAAGGAAGGCCCAGGTCAGAGTAGGGCACTAGGGTCTCAGAGGCTGCACTGGGGTCACAGCTCCACCTCCAGGCCTGGTGGTACCCCTTCATGAGGAGAAAGGTGGGTCAGGAGGGTGAGGACGGCTGTACCCCTCACACCCTGGCCCCGCCAGGCCTGCAGTGACCACCAGCAGGGTTGGGCGGGGCTGCGGCAGGGCCAGAGTCCCTCACCAGGGCCGGGGGTCAGCGTGGTCTTAGTGCAGTAGCGCCCCAGGATGGAGTAGGCGGGGCCGAGGTCCTTGCCAGTCCTCAGTATCTTGGGGTTCACGCTGTAGCGGGGCCCCGGGGAGCAGTTCTCTGCCAGGAGCATGGGGGCCCCATGGAAGCTGTAGGCCGGTGCACGCAGCTTGTTGGGCGTGTGCTTCACAAAGCCTGTGGGGCAGGGGCTCTGAGCAGCTTGGAGCCAGACCCTGCCCTTCTCCCCCCGACCCCCCATTGACCCCAGAGGGGTTGATGGGCTGGGAGTCAGGGATGAGCCCTGGCCGTCCCcgggcccaccccagacctggcTCCTGCCCCCGCACTGCCCCCTCCCAGGCTCCCAAGCGCTTACCTGTGGTGGGTGGAATCAGGTACTTGGGTCCAGGGCTGCTGTAGAGGGCCATGATGGGTCCCCGGGGGCGATGGGGCCTCCAGGTGCCCACCCATACCTCCTGCGCCATGACTGGCTCTGTCCATGGATGGGAGGGTGACCAGGTGCCAGGAGGCCTgggccctccacccccagcactgCCTTTGCCCCCACTGAGGGGCAGAACTGCAGGCCGCAGCCTCCTCAGTGGGGTCTCGAGCTGAGGCCCAGACTTAAGAGCAGCGGGAGATTCTGCCGCACCAACCCGCCGAGCGGAGGAGCGTCAGAGCCTGTGGGCAAGCCCGTGAGAGCGTCTCCTTCAGCGCTCATGGACCACCCGCAACGGCTCTAAGGGGGTCTGCGCAGGTTCTTCCTGCTCAGAGGACCCTGGGCATGACTGGGCAAGGAGCAGCGGGCAAAGGTGGGCAGCTTCTTGGATAAGACTGTgccgtggggtggggaggggtccgCTCTGGAGGGGCCCTCACCTCCTTAGTCCAGGAGCACTGCTCGGAGCAACTTACGGACCGAGCCTTCTCAGAGGCGATCCCGGCGCACCGGCCTCGGTGCCAGGGAGTTCCAGAAAAGGAGCATGGGGAGGAaggcctctccctctctctcctctccccctagGGGCTTTGAGAATTGGGGAAGGGTCCCGGCCCCTGAGCTCTAGAATGTGGCTCTGTGGGGTGGTGGGTTCTAGATCACTGTCTGTGTGATGGAGACAATGGCCTCAGCCCGTGGGACCCACCCTCCCCACCGTGCCTGGCTCGGGACCCGGGACTTTGCTCCTCGTTGCAGGGTGCAGGccagaggtgcagagggcaggaaggggacAGCCAGGTCCTGGGCTAGGACAGTGAGGCCATGGGGCCCAGAGCCAGAGTGGCCAAGGAGTAAGGTCCTTAGGGGCAGGGCTGAACCTCCTCAGTCCTGCCCCCGGGGAAGGACTGAGCTGgcgaaactgaggcacaagaaggTTCTGGCTGTTGGGGATCACGGGATCCAGGGAGCAGTAGGGTCTGCCCtggtttggggtgggggcagcagtTGGCATCGGAAGCTGCTGCTCTCCTGAGGGACCTTCCCCCGACCCTGCTCTCCCTCCTGCGCCATGCTGGCTGTGCCCACCCGTCGGACCCTGAGTGTCTTCATTAGCATGTTCTTCTTGGGGCTCCGGCCGGGGCTCCGTCTCTTTCCTTGGGTGACTTCTCAATCCCCTGGACCCGTGTCATGTGTATATTGTGCACATTTATTGTCTCAAGATGATGAGCACCCGCACCCAGccctttcccccagccctggccacttcctctctctggggGCCCTTTGCCCCTCCCCGTTctgagcccctgcccccagcctctgcctccgcAGGCCTTCTTGTGTCCTGATGCCTCCCTGCATCCACATGTCTTGCCTACCTGTCTGTCTTGCTTTGTCCACCTGCCTACAAGGGCGTCTGCCTGGATTTCCATTGGTGGGTCTGCCCTCTATGTGGGGTGACTTATACGTGTGTGCCCGGCTCACATGACCCTATGTGTGCGCCTGTAGTTGTgtgcctgaggctggggagagacaGGAGCCAGAGCCTGAGCCGCAGGGGGCTTTATTGACTGGATGGCTTGAGGATAAATTCATGCATAGGGAAGTGGTAGGGGTGTCGTCGTCATGGTTGCTTGTGCGGCTGGTCCTACGGCTGCTTGGAGCCACATCTGGGGTCCACTAGGCATCGTCCTGACTGCCCAGGGCTTGCCCCTGGAAGGCAGACACGTGTgggccaggaggcctggggttCCCGTGCCCGGTGATCAGTAACTAGAGAGCCACAGCTCCGTCAGGCAAGCAGGCCCAGGCCAGCCTCTGGGGGGATGGTGGGCTCTGGCACATTGCCGCCAGGcccctcccagcagctggggaagcggggtgtgcgcatgtgtgtttgcatttgtgtgtgtgtcaggtgTGAGCGTGTGCGGatgcatgtatgtgcatgtaGGGGCGGCTGAGGGCTGCTCTGCAGGCAGTGAGGTCTGGGATGCCCACGCCTGCTGGCTGAGGCAGGTCAGGGTGTCTGTGGGGTGCTGGGGTACGGGGTTGCTGCACTGGGTGGGTGATGAGGGGCTATGGCATTTGGTGGAGGGCCTGAGGGGTAGGACTGTGGGTGCTGCTAGGGCTGCAGGCCTTTAGGGAATGGGGTGCCCCCCTGGCCACGGTACCAGCAGCTTGACCAGCTCCGCCTTGTGCATGGGCTGCAGGCCATCTATGCAGGACTTGAGCTCGGTCACCGCTGCCTTGGCATCTGCACTGACGTCGTACTTGCCCAGGGGCCCCTCATAGAGCTCCTCTGCGGACCCCACCAGCAGCGTTTGCAGGAAGTCGATGAAAGACTCGTTGTGGTCCTCCCCCATGGCCAGCCCTGCGTTGGGGTGAGATGAGGCCAGGCCAGGGCTCCACCCGCAGACCTCCCACCTCTAACCGCAGCCGCCTCCAGGCTTTCCCCATCAACGTCCACCTCACCTGCCCCAGACCTTCCTCCAAAACACCCCCCAGCTCCACCTGCCCGCAGACCCTCCCGCCGCCCTAGCGTCAGCTGCCTTCCGCCCTGGGTTCCCTAGCGTCACTGAGGAAGGAAAGCCAAGCCTCTGACTCAGTGGGAATTTCCCCTCCGTGTGAGGCTGGCTGACCTGGAGCTTGGATCGGGGTCAGGGtcagcctgggctgggctg is part of the Balaenoptera musculus isolate JJ_BM4_2016_0621 chromosome 8, mBalMus1.pri.v3, whole genome shotgun sequence genome and encodes:
- the ODF3 gene encoding outer dense fiber protein 3 isoform X2 is translated as MAQEVWVGTWRPHRPRGPIMALYSSPGPKYLIPPTTGFVKHTPNKLRAPAYSFHGAPMLLAENCSPGPRYSVNPKILRTGKDLGPAYSILGRYCTKTTLTPGPGDYSPEKSTKHVFDLAPSHSISARTKTFRVDSTPGPAAYMLPVVMGPHTVGKASRPAFSIKGRSKLGSFSDDLYKVTVTKPCAPIVTFGIKHSDYMTPLVVDVE
- the ODF3 gene encoding outer dense fiber protein 3 isoform X1; this encodes MAQEVWVGTWRPHRPRGPIMALYSSPGPKYLIPPTTGFVKHTPNKLRAPAYSFHGAPMLLAENCSPGPRYSVNPKILRTGKDLGPAYSILGRYCTKTTLTPGPGDYSPEKSTKHVFDLAPSHSISARTKTFRVDSTPGPAAYMLPVVMGPHTVGKASRPAFSIKGRSKLGSFSDDLYKTPGPAAYRQTNVQVTKFKAPQYTMAARVEPPGDKTLKPGPGAHSPEKVTVTKPCAPIVTFGIKHSDYMTPLVVDVE